In Arthrobacter sp. QXT-31, one genomic interval encodes:
- a CDS encoding DUF503 domain-containing protein gives MWIGWIEFDILLGDVHSLKEKRSVVRPLLAEVKRRYEVSVAEVGDHDQYRRTRIGAGLVAADRAHLVEVLTAVERFVAYRPELELLSARQREIHSED, from the coding sequence ATGTGGATCGGCTGGATTGAGTTCGACATCCTCCTTGGTGACGTACACAGCCTCAAGGAGAAGCGGTCCGTCGTGCGGCCCCTGCTGGCCGAGGTCAAGCGGCGCTACGAGGTCTCCGTAGCCGAGGTGGGGGACCACGACCAGTACCGGCGCACCCGGATCGGCGCCGGCCTGGTTGCCGCCGACCGGGCGCACCTCGTGGAGGTGCTAACCGCCGTCGAGCGCTTCGTGGCCTACCGCCCCGAACTGGAGCTGCTGAGCGCCCGGCAGCGGGAGATCCACAGCGAGGATTGA